AATGGTTTTCTTCTTTCTAATTTCATCTTCACGAGCTATAACCTTAACTTGTAGCCTGTTAATAGTTCTCAATAGTCAATAGTCCCGGAATAATCATAGCAAATCGGGGGCACATGGGTTGGTCGACCCACCTTgtaaaaaaaagacaaaaatggaAGATTAATCAAAACCTTTAAACATGTTACACATGTATGACTTTTTAACTCTGAAACTGATTATCATATTGTAACATAAAAAAAAgtaacaacacactttatttttacaataatctaaaaaagtgtaacaatgcactttattttaTGTAAACGTACATTATTTATGTGACACagaaaaatgtaacatgcattgtTTCTTgaacaaattttacacaaaaaattgataaatcaagaaattaaaaacattcatcttcttgaacaaaaaaaaaacaacatatccAGAAAAAAGTTGCatgtaacaacacactttatttttacaataatctaaaaaagtgtaacaatATACTTTATTTTATGTAAACGCACATTATTTATGTGACACggaaaaatgtaacatgcattttttcttgaacaaattttacacaaaaaaattgataaatcaagaaattaaaaaaaTTCATCTCACTACAACaaaactgggtttttagtacgtgcaaaagcgtcctaaaatgctattttataggacctttcatttaataggaccaacggtaaaagcgtttcatgtaaaggggtcgtaataGGTCCCGGATCTAAAAAAGcgtcctaacatctcaaataagattatgaaaccaattttatggtcgcgtaatatgtctttgaacaaccaaaatagtgccctaataaaaacatattaggacacttttacgatgttctaacacgtgcttacatacttttaatcttttgatacacttacaagcatccttagaaattaattgataggacACTTGTGATGTAacattatagctaatttagtaccaagataagggtcctaatataccaaataagattatgaaaccagtTTTATGGTCGCATAATATGTCTATAGATAACATAAATAGCGTCCTAAaaagaacatattaggacacttttacaatgttctaatatgtgattacctacttttaatcttttgatacacatacaagcgttcttaaaaattaatttataaaaccaattttataaacagaccatcaacatataacatcctaatagttattgtataacatcaactaatgaaagaatcattatatttcaaataagcatgttcataacaaaaacactaaccataaataaattataacattatctaacataaagtcttaacatttaacaaagaaattaaaaacaattaaagaaataagaagcATAAAATCTTGAGTCATCATGTGTCCTCAATCCTCATGGACTACCTACAGATAAACCACCCATGTATAAGCATTAAGttccatgatattaaaattatttgtatcacAAGTTTAACAAATACATACCGAGATGAATGCATAGGGCCATGCGATGGATGCACcaatacaatcttgaattgtagaaaataaaccatatggtcttaccaagttttcatctttttttaTTGGTAGTTGAACGTTTACCTCACACCATTCTGGTCCAATCTTTGTATCACCAACTACATCATTTGGGTCCAAGCTCTGGACCCTTCCTCTTGCTACAATCTCGGTAGAGTTTAGAATGCTTTTGAGGAAAACTTCATCTccgacctagattttagttttcaACAAATATTTATTAAACTCTAGTCATAATAGTGCAAAAaatcattttaaaaaaaaataataaagttttAAACTAGCAGGCTAACATTTTTATAGAAAAACTAATGAAAATTGgttttaaaatatttatatagAAAAATACCCGTAAACGTTGATGTCCATTGGTTACATTGGGGAAATGTTGTGATGCAAGAGGTTGAACACTGGAACCACCCCTCGACCCTTCCATCTCTGATACTTGGGTTCGTAACTGGACCACAGTACTAGTAAGTTCTTCACATTGAAACTTCAATTGGATGTTTTCTCTATGGCATGCCGAACGACTTGGTATTACACCCCAAACATCAGCAGCACGAACACCCAGACCATGGTATAGTTCCTTAACTCTTGCCCTCCAGCTCTTCACCTTCCGCCCAAATGATTGGAATATTCAGCCTTTAGCAACTTCAGGAATAtcaatttttttctaaaaatgaaACAGGTTACATGAGAAAACAAATACTTAAGTcattaacatacatatttttAATTATGTACCTTTAAGAGTGCAAGCAACGCTTGTTTTTTGGTGGCGTTAACTTTATTCCATGGTTTATAAATCGGACAATACTTTCCACTCCTTGAAAGGGTTCCTATGAAATGGGTCAGTTGACTACTTTTGTCATTAATTAGTTGTCCGTGTGCATTAACTAAAATAGGAATTCTATCCCCTTTTTCTTGGGGCCAAACCTTTGGCATACGCGTTGGTCCTCTCACTCTTTTACGTACATTACGAACTACAAAAAGTGAACATGATTTACAATGTACATGTATACATTAAAAATACTAAATAATaggatttaacaaaaaaaaaatgaagcaATCAAGTAGATTAAATAAACCTGCTTCATTTTCTTGTTGTGAAactccatgcgtgattatgtggtcccatgcatgattatgtggtcccgtgcgtgattatgtggccccatgcatgattatgtggtcccatgcgtgattatacccctgatccaacggttaccattgtctcctacgtgatgtatgataaggctttttgtatgttaatcttactatatatatatatatatatatatatatatatatatatatatattgtaaacATAAAGCAaggggtaagatcaaataaaaagtttattttgcctaacTAGGATGAGAagaaatcttaaccattcatttttcaaatcaatggttaagatgaaagtgtaggagAAAGGAGGAGTGCAAGGGTATCTTCGGAAAATCAtatttagaccatgtgtagtgggacgttttctttaaaaaaaattcaaaaaaaaaacgccctataacgcctaccccaccattacatggggcgttacttttctaaattttggaaaaaattttCGTTCGGCGTTTTCTTTATAACGCTCAAAGCAAACAAAGGGATGAGGGTTGAACTTTGACTCACCAATGGGAAAACATATTAGTGGATGACTATgaataaggtttttttttttttttaatcctttttaataattggaaggggcattattaggcattatgcccactacaccacttttgctataatgccccatgctgacttggatgacacgtgtcggataatgccccatggtgggggcattataattcttcaccactacacatggtcttatggactttctctctccacatgcaaggtacatgcatattccacccccGTTTTtaacgtttataacttttttatacgacattattttttcataaaaatttcaccgtaaaatcgaacgtctttttatctttaatttgagtaccatattgctatatatataaaatatgaagattaaaaaaactcactaaaatgtgttgtatttctatgttgtataacattttttatgcttgatttttgtactatatttttgtgctaatttttttgtgctgaatttttttgtcttaaattttttttctcaattttttgtgctggatttttttgtactacattttttgctgaatttttttttgCTATATTTTTTATACTATATTTtttatgctatatttttttgtactacatttttttgtgctatatttttttgtactatattttttgtgctatatttttgttgtatttttaaaaaacaaaaggggtgtcacatgtcatttttactcatatttataaggaccaaaatgcccttaattcttacttattaggagtgccacatgtcatcatcacaatctttaTTAGGCTACGTAGGCAAAACCCACATTTTTGTGGATCCTTCCCCCATaaagcaatatatatatatatatatatatatatatatatatatatatatatataaaatttattttatatgatTAATTTgggtaaaaaatagttttttcaTATATTTTAATAGACTAGAAAAAAATCAATAATTTCACCCAAAATTAATTTATTCTTATAGTTTTCCTCTAATTAAAAGACTTCTCTTTTAAACGGTCAAACTTTCCCTCTCACGCATTCTCACCAAAAATTAATTTTGAAGGGAACTAGAGGAGTTTCGGAGGGAACTAAGAGGGAAAAGTAAGTACATAAAAAAAGTTTAAAGGGAAAAGTAATTAAGTAAAAAAAGGTTTAGAGGGAAAagtaatcaaataaaaaaaaactttggaGGGAAAACAGAAGAACGAAAAAAATTGGGTTTTATTCGGATATTAACAAATTAGAAAATAAATTTATATCATGTTTGGGAAATAAAAAATATGCTACGACTACAATTCAGCCCTGGCTAGTTTGgaattttagttttataaaactGTAAAGTATTTTTTAATaacaatttatataaaaataaaaacaaacctttggaatCTGATTATGATATTTATGGGATAATATCAAAAGTTTATTAAGTTTTTAAAATTTCTACTCACGGCTAAgggtagcaaaaaaaaaaaaaagatacccCTTTCATTTTAGAAATAAAgacatccaaaccaatttttgtttttattaaattattCAGCATAAACTTTTTTGGTTGTGAGAGTTTATGGGCAAATAAGTAAATTACGTATGACACGATACTACGTATATTTGAATGCAACCTTTTATTATAAAAGTTGCGTTTAAATTTTGTTAATGCAACATTTCCGACAATGTCGCAAGCTTAAATAAAATTTACAACATTTCAAATAAAAGGTTATAAATTTTAGTAAAATTCGCAACTTTTTAATTGAAAGGTTGCAAATTTAATCTAATTTTGCAACTTTTTATGAAAAATGTTGTATTAGATCTTTTAATGCAACCTTTATTTTCAACGAAGTTGCGTTAGAGTCAAATGCAACTCATTTGAAAACGGTTACTTCTAAAAAGTTACATTAGGCATGTTTTCTAGTAATGATAATAAtaccacaatgattaagcgtcctataaagtttaaagttat
The Helianthus annuus cultivar XRQ/B chromosome 6, HanXRQr2.0-SUNRISE, whole genome shotgun sequence genome window above contains:
- the LOC110864051 gene encoding uncharacterized protein LOC110864051, yielding MEGSRGGSSVQPLASQHFPNVTNGHQRLRVGDEVFLKSILNSTEIVARGRVQSLDPNDVVGDTKIGPEWCEVNVQLPIKKDENLVRPYGLFSTIQDCIGASIAWPYAFISVVHED